The DNA region GAGGTGCTCATGACCCGCTGGGAATCCGGGAGCCCCAGCCACAAGCAGATGGGTAGAGGAGCAATATGAAAGGGGTGGCATGCTGGAAAACATGGGCAGTTTCTtgcaaagaaattaaatttctctcCCCACGTGACCAAGCAATCCCTCTACTGGTCAGTATTTACGGTATTTACAGCTATCTACTGGAAATGGAAAGGTGTCTCTTCACCCAGAGAACTGCAGGCCAGTCTTTGTACCGGCTTTATTCATAAtcgtcaaaaactggaaacaatccaaacagCAGCACATGAGTGGGTCCCCAGACTGTGGTACCTCCAGGCAGGGAGCCCTCCTCAGTGATGAGAAGGAGCCACTGATACAGTGACCACCTGGGTGAGTCTCACGTGGGTGTGTGGAGCTGAGTGAGTGACCGGACTTGAAAGGCTCCACACTCTGTGTGGCTCCCCCTataaggcagagagagagggcaggggccaAGAACACTGCAGTGCTTGCTAGGGCTGGGAGTGACCACAAAGTGGCATAAGGGAATTTGGTGCGGGGGTGATGGAAACGTTACTTATCCTGACCGTGTTGGTGGTTGCATGATATTTGTCACAACTCGAGGACactaaaaagggtgaattttgtggtatgtAAATCATACCTCAAGAAACTggactgaaaaaggaaagaaacagggacagaagagagggaggctgggagtgaGCCCAGGGATGGGGGCCTGGAGGGTTAATGGGGACCCTGCTTCTGACACAGCCTTGGcaggcaccccacccccaggacctcccCCACTTTCAGCCTGGGAGCTCTGTCTCTTCTGGTCGGAGGATGTGGTCTCTGGACATCCCTGGACCCTGAAGCTCCAGCCCCCATTGTAGCCCTGTGTCAGGGAATGCCTGTACCCTTCCCAGAACCCGTTACCCAGACACTGGGGGGAAGGCATTTCCTGCCTGACGTCTTGGCAGTTCCCACTGCCATGGAGACCAGCTTGGAAGCTGGGAGGGCCTCAGCCTTCTCTGGCTGCTCTGATCCAGcaagtgggaggaagaggaggccaaGGGTCCAGGAGTAGCTTCAGGGACCCCTCTGGGCTGGGGGAACCCAGCCCCAAGGGTGGCAGGCAGGGAGCTCCCCTGGGCCCACCCAACTATCACCCACCCGTCACCTCCACACACATACATCTCCTGCAGGGCCCAACCCAGAGTAGATCTGAGCCCTGGATCCTTGCTTTATCCAGAAGTTGGGGGTTGGAGGACCAAAGCCCCCacatctgtctcctctcctctgcagCCATGTTTATCACAGTGATGTTTGGGGGTAAGTGGAGTCCCCTGTCCTGGCAGATGGGTGGTGAGGTTCAGTCCCACTGccttgggggtgggtggggaggtagtgtggggaagggggtgcacgtgggaaggggatgggagtGTCTGGAGTGAGTGCCTTGAGGTCCTGGGAAATTCACTTGGGTTCCTCAAGGGTGGCCCCTACCCCACCCCTACTCCGCTCTCACCACCACTGTTACCTTGGAGCATGTTTTCAAACTGCTCCATTTCTTAGCTGATCAGCGGTCCTCAAGCTCCAGGATGCATGACGCACCTGAAGCTCTAGTCACTGCTGCAGATTCTCAACCgtctgggggaggcagggctaATGCAGGTTGAGGGGGGCTGTCGGGGGCAGGGGGGCTGGAAGTGGGGCTGAAGTGGGAGTGTAAGGTCCCATGCAGGAAGCATGAGCTGTGCACCCATCACTGATATCTTGGGAGATGGAAGGGAGACATTGCTATTCTGTagctcccttccctgctctgtagggaagagacaggagggaggcagagggtctCAGTTTGGGGGAAAATAGAGGGTCCCATTCACTCACCTCTGCCCTTCCCCTACAGCTGGCTGCTGGGAGCTGGTGAACCCCTGTTGCAGCCTGGTGACCCTCACTGCCCACCTGAGGCGGAGGGGGCAGGTGCCCCCAgatggtgagggggtggggaggggtgctgggaggACTGGCTGATGGCCCCCAGGCAGGggtgcctgccctgccctgcctccctctctgtcctcccagtGACCATCGCCCTCCTGGCTGAGGACGGGCACCTGGTGAGCCTGGGTGAGGGACTGGAGGAGGAGACTTCCCTGACGCCCTTCGTGGGCAGCCCCCTGCTGCAGGAGCGTGGCACATATGTCCTGGTGCAGGTCATCAGTAAGTGGGGCCCAAGACTCCCTGCTGCGGCTATGTTGGAATGTAAGGGTGGGGACAGCAGCTGAAGACTACCcaagccctgccccaccctcgcTTTGGCCAGGACCTAGCCCTGACTTTCCCATCCAATGCCTTGTCCTGGCCCCAGTCTGGGCCAGCAAGTGGGTTCAGagtgagaggtgggggtggagaccACCGAGCCAGCCAGGAAATCAGTCTTCACCCCTCTGCAGAGGGGGAAGGCGCAGCCCCCACCCGCTATGAGTCCATGCTGGAGAACCTGGATGACTGGTATCCAGAGCTGGCAGGTGAGTGTCACAGAAGTGCCCCCCAGTGGGGGGGGTGCATCTTCTGGGCAGCCCCATGGGCAGGGCTTCTTGGGCCTTCCAGAGGAGCTGCGCTGGCTGTCAGGCCTGCCCTCCGTGGGTGATGGCTGGAGGAGGCGCGCAGGCACTCGGCGTGGCCACCAGGAGCAAGGCCCTCCTTCAAGGCAAAGGGTGGGCTCCCTGCTGTCCAGGACCCACCAGCTGGGCCAGGAGCCAGGTAAGGAAACGACAGAGATACCTGAGGGGATGCTCACACCCAGAAGTGCAAACCCTTCCCAGGGGAAGATGTGTGTGCTGAGAGGTGGACCCCAACACCAGCCTCCCTTGGACACACATATACCCCCGTGATGGAACACACTATACTGGGAGACAGGTCTCCACCATCCGGCTAGAGTCTAAGAGCCCAAGGACAGGAGCATCCTCAGGGTCCAGGAGGCACAGGGGAGGCGCTCATTGCAGAGCTGTTGAACAAAATCCCTGTGTGATGGCGTTTGAAGGGCCGGCCCCTCTGTTCTGACGGCCCTGTGACCTGGCACACCACAGCCAAGTGGCCAAGCTGGACTCAGACCCAAGTGGGTTGGCCATGACCTTTACCTTGTGTTATCAAGCCCGAAGTCCCAGCCGCATTCCTCTTGCAGAATCGGGAATTACTGGGAAATTGCATCAGCAAGAGGGGGAAGGTCACAGACAATACAAAGCTGCCTCAGACGCCCCTAAGATGTGGGAGCTAAGAAAGGgatcagaggcagagagaagggcgTGGAGAGGCCGGGGTCCCTGAGAGGAGACAACATACTCCTCCAGGGATTCCAGCCCCAGGTGTCATACGCCCTTGAGATCACCTGCTGATGCCTCACCCCCATTTGGACTGCCCGAGACTGATTACAACAGGATTACAAGGTCACCCTCCCAACCCAGGACACCAGCTCACAGTGAAGCATCTTCCCCCACCCTGCAGACAGTCCAATGACAGAGGACACAGCAGACTTGGGTCTAAAATAAACTCTTTTAATTGCACATTTTCGTCTCGGGTCACCTGGGGGTTGAGAAACCCCCTCCTCACTCCTAGTCCCAGCTACACGGGCACAACCTGACGTCATGGTCTGGCTGGTGGTGAAGGAGTGAAGGCGGGTGCAGGGTTGGCCCCTGAATCTGCAGCAGTCTCTTCAGGGCAGGGAGCTCAGacctgcagagggaggggtgcACAGGCTGGAGGTGAACCTGCAGGTGCAGGAGGCAGGACCACCCCTCCCGCCCCAGCCTGGGTCAGGGGCCGCCTACTCACCGTGGTTGTACTTGCACTGCTTCAGGGCCTCACTGAAGCCCTCGCACAGGGACAGGTCACTCTGAGTGGTAGAGCAGTCCAGGAACTGCCTGATCTCATAGGCGCAGGGCCCCatctgcaggggctggggggcagtgCGGGCGGGGGCCTGGGGCACAGCACAGGAGGCAGCAAGGTCAGCTTGAGAGTGGCAGCCAGAAGAGGACTCCAAAGCTGGGGgggccagctgcccctccccacacgCCCAGCCCGGGTGCCCCAAGGGTCCCTGGCAGGCCAAG from Camelus ferus isolate YT-003-E chromosome 32, BCGSAC_Cfer_1.0, whole genome shotgun sequence includes:
- the C32H22orf15 gene encoding uncharacterized protein C22orf15 homolog, which gives rise to MFITVMFGAGCWELVNPCCSLVTLTAHLRRRGQVPPDVTIALLAEDGHLVSLGEGLEEETSLTPFVGSPLLQERGTYVLVQVIKGEGAAPTRYESMLENLDDWYPELAEELRWLSGLPSVGDGWRRRAGTRRGHQEQGPPSRQRVGSLLSRTHQLGQEPGIPAPGVIRP